A genomic region of Vitis vinifera cultivar Pinot Noir 40024 chromosome 7, ASM3070453v1 contains the following coding sequences:
- the LOC100250051 gene encoding uncharacterized protein LOC100250051 isoform X2 has translation MATPRFFNGNSHQNSSSSNPIREHLVTRPDDRKHGFANSVSVFLQRFMSGKKIDGGSRTEEEEKVYSWLYALAKSDKDLVFEYVRSTERGLSFTEAERRLKENGPNVPVEYHFPSWWHLLWTAFFHPFNIILIVLSALSYLASDNPNGCIMLVLVFISVSLRFYQEYGSSKAAMKLSELVRCPVKVQRCAGRVVQTELIVQVDQRDIVPGDIIIFEPGDLFPGDVRLLTSKHLVVSQSSLTGESGVTEKTADIKEDQSTPLLDLKNICFMGTSVVSGCGTGLIVSTGSKTYMSTMFSYIGKQKPPDYFEKGVRRISYVLIAVMLMLPLIVNTSLAKGALAMARDRCIVKSLTAIRDMGSMDILCIDKTGTLTMNRAIMVNHLDSWGLPKEKVLRFAFLNAYFKTEQKYPLDDAILAYVYTNGYRFQPSKWKKIDEIPFDFTRRRVSVILETELNPKEDSYQSLERFVVTKGALEEIINLCCFIDHIDQDAITTFSLEDQQRILNMGEELSYEGLRVIGVAVKRLQRKTSEGSIDSDEAIESEMIFLGLITFFDPPKDSAKQALWRLAEKGVKAKVLTGDSLSLAVKVCQEVGIRTTHVITGPDLELLDQDLFHETVQGATVLARLTPTQKLRVVQSLQMVGNHVVGFLGDGINDSLALDAANVGISVDSGVSVAKDFADIILLEKDLNVLVAGVERGRLTFANTMKYIKMSVIANVGSVLSILIATLFLRYEPLTPRQLITQNFLYNFGQIVIPWDKVEEDYVKTPQSFSRKGLPMFILWNAPVCTLCDLVTLLFVYFYYRAYTANDARFFHSAWFTEGLLMQTLIIHLIRTEKIPFIQEVASWPVICSTVIVSAIGIAIPFTPIGKVMDFVRLPFSYYGFLVVLFIGYFSVGQVVKRIYILIYHKWL, from the exons ATGGCAACTCCCAGATTTTTCAATGGAAATTCCCATCAAAACTCCTCATCTTCCAACCCCATTCGCGAACATCTTGTGACGAGGCCTGATGATCGTAAACATGGATTCGCCAATTCGGTTTCAGTTTTTTTGCAGCGATTCATGTCCGGAA AGAAAATAGATGGAGGATCACGGACAGAGGAAGAAGAGAAGGTCTACTCTTGGTTATATGCATTGGCCAAGTCGGACAAGGACTTGGTGTTTGAGTATGTTCGATCCACTGAAAGGG GCCTGAGCTTCACCGAAGCAGAGAGGAGATTGAAGGAAAATGGTCCAAATGTTCCTGTTGAGTATCATTTCCCCTCCTGGTGGCATCTTCTGTGGACTGCTTTCTTTCATCCATTCAATATCATTCTGATCGTCTTGTCAGCACTCTCATACTTAGCCAGTGACAATCCAAATGGATGCATCATGCTCGTACTGGTTTTTATAAGTGTTTCCCTCCGATTCTACCAG GAATACGGTAGTTCAAAAGCAGCCATGAAGCTTTCAGAATTAGTAAGATGCCCGGTTAAAGTTCAAAGGTGTGCAGGTAGAGTTGTTCAGACTGAATTAATAGTTCAAGTTGATCAAAGAGATATTGTTCCTGGGGACATTATCATTTTTGAACCTGGTGATCTTTTTCCTGGTGATGTTCGGCTATTGACTTCAAAACACCTGGTTGTGAG CCAGTCCTCACTAACAGGGGAGTCTGGAGTAACTGAGAAAACAGCTGACATCAAAGAAGATCAGAGCACTCCTTTGCTAGATTTAAAGAATATTTGTTTTATG GGAACGAGTGTGGTGTCAGGTTGTGGAACTGGTCTAATTGTTTCAACTGGATCCAAGACTTACATGAGCACCATGTTTTCATATATAGGGAAGCAAAAGCCACCGGATTACTTTGAGAAAGGAGTTCGGCGTATATCTTATGTGCTGATTGCTGTCATGCTC ATGCTTCCACTCATAGTAAATACAAGTCTTGCGAAAGGAGCACTTGCTATGGCTAGAGATAGATGTATTGTCAAAAGCTTGACTGCCATAAGGGATATGGGATCCAT GGATATCCTGTGCATTGACAAAACTGGTACGCTTACCATGAACCGTGCAATCATGGTTAATCATCTTGACAGTTGGGGTTTACCCAAAGAAAAGGTCTTGCGCTTTGCTTTCCTTAATGCTTACTTCAAGACTGAACAGAAGTATCCTCTTGATGATGCAATTTTGGCATATGTATATACAAATGGATATCGGTTCCAGCCGTCCAAGTGGAAAAAGATAGATGAGATTCCTTTTGATTTTACGCGGAGAAGAGTATCTGTTATCTTGGAAACGGAGTTGAATCCAAAAGAAGATTCCTACCAATCACTCGAGAGGTTTGTGGTAACCAAAGGAGCGCTAGAAGAAATAATAAACCTTTGTTGTTTTATTGATCATATTGATCAGGATGCAATCACAACTTTCTCCCTAGAAGATCAGCAGAGGATTCTAAATATGGGGGAGGAATTAAGCTATGAGGGATTACGCGTTATAGGAGTGGCAGTAAAGAGGCTACAAAGG AAAACAAGTGAAGGAAGCATAGATAGTGATGAGGCTATTGAATCTGAGATGATTTTCCTTGGCCTTATAACCTTCTTTGACCCACCCAAGGACTCAGCAAAGCAAGCTCTATGGCGACTGGCCGAGAAGGGAGTAAAAGCGAAAGTGTTAACAGGTGACTCACTGTCCCTAGCAGTAAAGGTTTGTCAGGAAGTTGGTATCAGAACCACCCATGTGATTACTGGACCCGATCTTGAGCTTCTTGATCAGGATTTGTTCCATGAGACCGTTCAAGGGGCAACAGTACTGGCTCGTCTCACCCCCACTCAGAAACTCAGGGTAGTACAGTCCTTGCAGATGGTTGGAAACCATGTTGTTGGGTTCCTGGGTGATGGAATAAATGACTCACTTGCATTGGACGCTGCCAATGTTGGTATATCAGTTGATTCTGGAGTCTCAGTTGCAAAAGACTTTGCCGATATTATATTACTTGAAAAGGACCTGAATGTACTTGTTGCTGGAGTTGAGCGGGGTCGGCTCACCTTTGCAAACACTATGAAGTACATAAAAATGTCAGTTATTGCCAATGTGGGAAGTGTTCTTTCGATCCTTATTGCAACCCTGTTCCTTCGATATGAGCCATTGACTCCTAGGCAGCTCATCACTCAGAACTTCTTGTATAATTTTGGCCAGATCGTTATTCCTTGGGACAAGGTGGAAGAAGATTATGTGAAGACCCCACAGAGCTTTTCCAGGAAAGGCTTACCCATGTTCATTTTGTGGAATGCACCAGTGTGCACCCTCTGTGACTTAGTCACGCTTCTGTTTGTTTACTTCTATTATAGAGCCTACACTGCAAATGATGCTAGATTCTTCCATTCAGCTTGGTTCACTGAAGGGCTTCTCATGCAAACCCTAATTATACATTTGATTCGGACTGAGAAAATTCCCTTCATTCAAGAGGTTGCCTCCTGGCCTGTGATCTGTTCTACTGTCATTGTTTCTGCCATTGGAATCGCAATTCCCTTCACGCCAATTGGGAAAGTCATGGACTTTGTCCGGCTGCCATTTTCATATTATGGGTTTTTGGTTGTACTTTTCATTGGGTATTTTTCTGTTGGCCAGGTGGTTAAGAGAATCTACATTTTGATCTACCACAAATGGCTGTAA
- the LOC100250051 gene encoding uncharacterized protein LOC100250051 isoform X1: MATPRFFNGNSHQNSSSSNPIREHLVTRPDDRKHGFANSVSVFLQRFMSGKKIDGGSRTEEEEKVYSWLYALAKSDKDLVFEYVRSTERGLSFTEAERRLKENGPNVPVEYHFPSWWHLLWTAFFHPFNIILIVLSALSYLASDNPNGCIMLVLVFISVSLRFYQEYGSSKAAMKLSELVRCPVKVQRCAGRVVQTELIVQVDQRDIVPGDIIIFEPGDLFPGDVRLLTSKHLVVSQSSLTGESGVTEKTADIKEDQSTPLLDLKNICFMGTSVVSGCGTGLIVSTGSKTYMSTMFSYIGKQKPPDYFEKGVRRISYVLIAVMLVVVTAIVLTCYFTSYDLSQSILFGISVACALTPQMLPLIVNTSLAKGALAMARDRCIVKSLTAIRDMGSMDILCIDKTGTLTMNRAIMVNHLDSWGLPKEKVLRFAFLNAYFKTEQKYPLDDAILAYVYTNGYRFQPSKWKKIDEIPFDFTRRRVSVILETELNPKEDSYQSLERFVVTKGALEEIINLCCFIDHIDQDAITTFSLEDQQRILNMGEELSYEGLRVIGVAVKRLQRKTSEGSIDSDEAIESEMIFLGLITFFDPPKDSAKQALWRLAEKGVKAKVLTGDSLSLAVKVCQEVGIRTTHVITGPDLELLDQDLFHETVQGATVLARLTPTQKLRVVQSLQMVGNHVVGFLGDGINDSLALDAANVGISVDSGVSVAKDFADIILLEKDLNVLVAGVERGRLTFANTMKYIKMSVIANVGSVLSILIATLFLRYEPLTPRQLITQNFLYNFGQIVIPWDKVEEDYVKTPQSFSRKGLPMFILWNAPVCTLCDLVTLLFVYFYYRAYTANDARFFHSAWFTEGLLMQTLIIHLIRTEKIPFIQEVASWPVICSTVIVSAIGIAIPFTPIGKVMDFVRLPFSYYGFLVVLFIGYFSVGQVVKRIYILIYHKWL; encoded by the exons ATGGCAACTCCCAGATTTTTCAATGGAAATTCCCATCAAAACTCCTCATCTTCCAACCCCATTCGCGAACATCTTGTGACGAGGCCTGATGATCGTAAACATGGATTCGCCAATTCGGTTTCAGTTTTTTTGCAGCGATTCATGTCCGGAA AGAAAATAGATGGAGGATCACGGACAGAGGAAGAAGAGAAGGTCTACTCTTGGTTATATGCATTGGCCAAGTCGGACAAGGACTTGGTGTTTGAGTATGTTCGATCCACTGAAAGGG GCCTGAGCTTCACCGAAGCAGAGAGGAGATTGAAGGAAAATGGTCCAAATGTTCCTGTTGAGTATCATTTCCCCTCCTGGTGGCATCTTCTGTGGACTGCTTTCTTTCATCCATTCAATATCATTCTGATCGTCTTGTCAGCACTCTCATACTTAGCCAGTGACAATCCAAATGGATGCATCATGCTCGTACTGGTTTTTATAAGTGTTTCCCTCCGATTCTACCAG GAATACGGTAGTTCAAAAGCAGCCATGAAGCTTTCAGAATTAGTAAGATGCCCGGTTAAAGTTCAAAGGTGTGCAGGTAGAGTTGTTCAGACTGAATTAATAGTTCAAGTTGATCAAAGAGATATTGTTCCTGGGGACATTATCATTTTTGAACCTGGTGATCTTTTTCCTGGTGATGTTCGGCTATTGACTTCAAAACACCTGGTTGTGAG CCAGTCCTCACTAACAGGGGAGTCTGGAGTAACTGAGAAAACAGCTGACATCAAAGAAGATCAGAGCACTCCTTTGCTAGATTTAAAGAATATTTGTTTTATG GGAACGAGTGTGGTGTCAGGTTGTGGAACTGGTCTAATTGTTTCAACTGGATCCAAGACTTACATGAGCACCATGTTTTCATATATAGGGAAGCAAAAGCCACCGGATTACTTTGAGAAAGGAGTTCGGCGTATATCTTATGTGCTGATTGCTGTCATGCTCGTAGTAGTCACTGCCATAGTTTTAACTTGTTATTTTACATCTTATGATTTGAGTCAAAGCATTCTTTTTGGAATCTCAGTTGCATGTGCACTTACACCTCAGATGCTTCCACTCATAGTAAATACAAGTCTTGCGAAAGGAGCACTTGCTATGGCTAGAGATAGATGTATTGTCAAAAGCTTGACTGCCATAAGGGATATGGGATCCAT GGATATCCTGTGCATTGACAAAACTGGTACGCTTACCATGAACCGTGCAATCATGGTTAATCATCTTGACAGTTGGGGTTTACCCAAAGAAAAGGTCTTGCGCTTTGCTTTCCTTAATGCTTACTTCAAGACTGAACAGAAGTATCCTCTTGATGATGCAATTTTGGCATATGTATATACAAATGGATATCGGTTCCAGCCGTCCAAGTGGAAAAAGATAGATGAGATTCCTTTTGATTTTACGCGGAGAAGAGTATCTGTTATCTTGGAAACGGAGTTGAATCCAAAAGAAGATTCCTACCAATCACTCGAGAGGTTTGTGGTAACCAAAGGAGCGCTAGAAGAAATAATAAACCTTTGTTGTTTTATTGATCATATTGATCAGGATGCAATCACAACTTTCTCCCTAGAAGATCAGCAGAGGATTCTAAATATGGGGGAGGAATTAAGCTATGAGGGATTACGCGTTATAGGAGTGGCAGTAAAGAGGCTACAAAGG AAAACAAGTGAAGGAAGCATAGATAGTGATGAGGCTATTGAATCTGAGATGATTTTCCTTGGCCTTATAACCTTCTTTGACCCACCCAAGGACTCAGCAAAGCAAGCTCTATGGCGACTGGCCGAGAAGGGAGTAAAAGCGAAAGTGTTAACAGGTGACTCACTGTCCCTAGCAGTAAAGGTTTGTCAGGAAGTTGGTATCAGAACCACCCATGTGATTACTGGACCCGATCTTGAGCTTCTTGATCAGGATTTGTTCCATGAGACCGTTCAAGGGGCAACAGTACTGGCTCGTCTCACCCCCACTCAGAAACTCAGGGTAGTACAGTCCTTGCAGATGGTTGGAAACCATGTTGTTGGGTTCCTGGGTGATGGAATAAATGACTCACTTGCATTGGACGCTGCCAATGTTGGTATATCAGTTGATTCTGGAGTCTCAGTTGCAAAAGACTTTGCCGATATTATATTACTTGAAAAGGACCTGAATGTACTTGTTGCTGGAGTTGAGCGGGGTCGGCTCACCTTTGCAAACACTATGAAGTACATAAAAATGTCAGTTATTGCCAATGTGGGAAGTGTTCTTTCGATCCTTATTGCAACCCTGTTCCTTCGATATGAGCCATTGACTCCTAGGCAGCTCATCACTCAGAACTTCTTGTATAATTTTGGCCAGATCGTTATTCCTTGGGACAAGGTGGAAGAAGATTATGTGAAGACCCCACAGAGCTTTTCCAGGAAAGGCTTACCCATGTTCATTTTGTGGAATGCACCAGTGTGCACCCTCTGTGACTTAGTCACGCTTCTGTTTGTTTACTTCTATTATAGAGCCTACACTGCAAATGATGCTAGATTCTTCCATTCAGCTTGGTTCACTGAAGGGCTTCTCATGCAAACCCTAATTATACATTTGATTCGGACTGAGAAAATTCCCTTCATTCAAGAGGTTGCCTCCTGGCCTGTGATCTGTTCTACTGTCATTGTTTCTGCCATTGGAATCGCAATTCCCTTCACGCCAATTGGGAAAGTCATGGACTTTGTCCGGCTGCCATTTTCATATTATGGGTTTTTGGTTGTACTTTTCATTGGGTATTTTTCTGTTGGCCAGGTGGTTAAGAGAATCTACATTTTGATCTACCACAAATGGCTGTAA